From the genome of Halomonas sp. I5-271120, one region includes:
- a CDS encoding 2-dehydro-3-deoxygalactonokinase: MSADHAAPLADRLSWIAVDWGSSNLRAWALDDAGTIIADASSPRGMLGLAPDEFEGVLLETISDWLASMARDEVIEVLVCGMAGARQGWVEAAYLPLADDSDALAELGSRLTPVPTRDPRLQVRIVPGLCQRPSVEATQHLNAEGFDVMRGEETQLAGLMNRHPAFDGAVCLPGTHAKWARLENGRITGFTTFMSGELFKLLGQNSVLKHSLAKDEGAGNLSDEDQRTAYLDGIDTAMAAPERLSAELFGIRARDLLDSRLPAGEARGTRLSARLSGLVLGLELAGATANLAPGSPVVLIGDTALCQRYRLALEHRGFSVGIEANADMILAGLGRIHQASLAASG; this comes from the coding sequence ATGTCCGCTGATCATGCCGCTCCCCTCGCCGACCGCCTTTCCTGGATCGCTGTCGACTGGGGCTCCAGCAACCTGCGCGCCTGGGCCTTGGACGACGCGGGCACGATCATCGCCGACGCCAGCAGCCCACGCGGCATGCTGGGGCTCGCCCCGGATGAGTTCGAGGGCGTTCTGCTCGAGACGATCAGCGACTGGCTGGCGTCGATGGCACGCGACGAGGTCATCGAGGTGCTGGTGTGCGGCATGGCCGGTGCTCGCCAGGGCTGGGTAGAAGCGGCCTATCTGCCGCTGGCCGATGATAGCGATGCCCTCGCCGAGCTGGGCAGTCGCTTGACGCCAGTACCCACCCGGGACCCGCGTTTACAGGTGCGGATCGTGCCAGGCCTGTGTCAGCGCCCGAGCGTCGAGGCGACACAGCATCTCAATGCAGAAGGTTTCGATGTGATGCGCGGCGAGGAAACCCAGCTCGCCGGGCTGATGAATCGTCACCCGGCATTCGATGGCGCCGTCTGCCTGCCGGGCACTCATGCCAAATGGGCTCGGCTCGAGAACGGGCGCATCACCGGCTTCACGACCTTCATGAGCGGCGAGCTCTTCAAGCTGCTGGGCCAGAACTCTGTGCTCAAACACTCACTGGCAAAGGATGAGGGTGCCGGGAACCTAAGCGACGAAGACCAGCGGACGGCCTACCTGGACGGCATCGATACCGCCATGGCGGCCCCGGAACGCCTCAGCGCCGAGCTGTTTGGCATCCGCGCCCGGGACCTGCTCGACAGTCGACTGCCCGCCGGCGAGGCCCGTGGCACTCGCTTGAGCGCACGCCTGTCAGGCCTGGTGCTGGGTCTGGAACTTGCTGGCGCCACGGCAAACCTGGCACCTGGCAGCCCTGTGGTGCTGATCGGCGATACAGCGCTGTGCCAGCGTTACCGGCTTGCGCTTGAGCACCGAGGCTTCTCGGTCGGGATCGAGGCCAATGCCGACATGATCCTGGCCGGTCTCGGGCGTATCCATCAAGCAAGCCTGGCCGCCAGCGGCTGA